Below is a genomic region from Bactrocera dorsalis isolate Fly_Bdor unplaced genomic scaffold, ASM2337382v1 BdCtg401, whole genome shotgun sequence.
ttggtttttgttcgtcgagagaggactttgcttcttaattgcctactcagtccgaagtagcacctgttggcaagagatatctgcgttggatttccaggctgagattgttggtggtgtttacgctggttccaagatagacgaacttatctacgacttcgaagttataactatcaacagtgacgtgggagccaagtagcGAGTGCAGtgactttttgtttgatgacaggagatatttcctcTTGCCCTATTCATATTTTAATGCAATCAACTTTACATAATCCTATAAAATCAAAGGCTTCTCTTATATAAACGCGAGGAGGGCAATTTGTACACATAAAAGAATCTATAATGTAATGTATAAGCAGCAAACTAGATTTGACCGAAGCCAGATGTTCTATAAGTTGTtgtcataaatattaaattatcaatAATCACAGAGATCGAGAAGAATATATATCACAATTTAAAACAGAAGAGTAAAGGCTAAGTTCAGGTTCATAATCTTGCAACTTTCAAGAATCTCAGTCacggaaatactttaaggtgtaaaacgtcaaccagaggatcgaaattGAAGCGAtactcgaagtgtaaccaattaaaaacGCCATAAATTTGGTTtgggaaattatttttatttattttaaagttcaaaatgtgtgaaaataatcataaattcaggatcAATTCACTTTTactcgatatgaccaccttttgccttaactatggccttgagacggtcgaAAAACGAATCGgaagctgcccgaatgtgattTGCCTGTATATgggcccactcacggacaatggctttcttcagcgtCTCGAGACTGGTGTCGTTTTTTCTTCGGACCTTGCTTtccaaaatggcccagagagaatagtccattggattcgcatctggtgaattcgagagccattatgTGGTCGTAATGAACTTCGGAACGTTGtctttcagccattcttggttcactcgcgctttgtgagatggtgctgagtcttgttgaaatgtCCATGGCTTGTGACCGAAATGTTTATTTTCCCActgcttcaaagcagcctccagaacactttcccgataatatgtcgcatttactttgacgccaggctcgatgaaaacaattggagagcgcccatctgcggtgacagcggcccaaaccattatttgtggcgggtgctgtctcttggtggccaacttacttTGAGACCCTTTGTtaagagtttacgaattgctcaattggaaaaattttttcgcgtcggatgctgcggtcggatattttcagttctttagccatttgattggcactaCGTCGTGGATTTtgctcaagtcgcttcttcactttccaaACCATCTCACGTTGCATTCTTTTGtggcgttttgcgatgctaccagtaTCTTTGTAATgagtgatggtgcgataaacaaaaactttattcacgttaaggtgtttgagctcacgaacaattgTTGCCTGTAATTTCCCAACTAAATATGAAGCAATCAcactattacgtttgaattccatcgctgatcactttttttgtGTTCACTTTTGACAAAACGCTTTTGaacacttgtgaacaatacttCGAACTgccatttagaaaatttataaacagctgattccattATATAATTCCTATAtcgacagaaaaataaaatttgttagaaaattttagtatatttgaTTTAAGGTAGTATCaactcgattttatctatttttctcaATACCACGTCCTATTAACATGCCACTTACTAAAAGCTAAAAATTACGAGTATAGTCAGACGGCTATccgaaaatccttatattagttatatagggccTAAGTCAAGTgtttgctcaaatttatctatttttgacaCAAAGGTACACCGTTATGAGTAAATTGCGCTTTCCCATTTTCGTTGAgttaactcacatattgaccgctATATGCGCTACAAAGTCAACcgtaaattcgaaaatctttatattaggtatatggtggctacgggaagtattggtccgattcaaccaatttttaacatacagacataccattatcagAGAAGGATTATtgcttaatttcaattttatatctcacacattgccTGCAATTTCcgatcaaaagtcaattatagGTACTGggatccaaatattcggtacctaggggcttgaacactTTTTGTTGGatgtaaaaaattgttggcCACACACACttaagacattattcgtgcaaagtctTATCCCGTTGTATctattgcttcttgatttgtgtactggaaagtaaaataatgaactggaatttcaaattgtgaaatttgaaaAGTAGGCGTTTTTGTACTGTGACATAGAAAtataagaagaatgccacgtactaaattgtgtcgaaatcggtcggtcgtatcccgagatatgggatttcacgaaaaagtgggcggtgccacttttataaattcaaatggAGTTGCGTATGTGTCTCAAACACCATTGTAATTAAATAAGTTATTGCTAATCTGAGAGTAGATGTGTGAGTACttcaaagcaaatacaaaatttcatatacaaaatgttactcatacgctcgGCTGTTTTAATTCTATTAACAGGTGTAGTAGAGGATCGCTTtgtcgaatttaaaaaaaaaaacctcacaTTTTATTATAATCGGTCTGAATATCtgctataaaaataacataaaaaacaagaaaaatcaatTTCGGTAAACAATCGTCtctgctgatcatttatatttaaaagagCATTCTTCTTAACCTGTGTTCATAAAAAACCAAAGATAATCGGTTTGCCATTTCTGTCAATAAATAAGTAAGTAAAAATAGTTACTCGTACATTCCTCATTCTATACATTTTCCAGTTGTCTCTACTTAACTGCACCAACATGTCATTCACAGGCGTTGCTATCTGCAAACGCGGAGTCcacatttatgcaaattaaatacACATTCACGTAACGTATTTATTGTAGTAGCGCGCCTGAAATAGTTAAATATCatcacttttatttaatatttatgcgaAAAAGCGGcagttcaaaaaatcaaataaattttttatatgatattttgtaaattgaaaatgttgGTATTATGTTTCCTTAATCCTCAtttcattttacaaatttaaaatatccgTTTTCCTTTTAAGAAAAGCTACAtcactgaaaatttaataataaaacatcgAATAATTTAATGTACtgtgcattttaaaaataatattttcgttttctaAAGTGGAGGTAGCGTTTATTGAATAGAGTgttgtaattttgaaaaatacattattttcttataacggACGATTGTTCCATACTTGCTTTGTCTATTATAGCCTGACATCTTTGATGGCAACTTGCCAATTTTCCGCATGTTCCGAATGAAGTGACCTCCAGTTATATTAAGAAACCGAAATGAAACCTTTCATTGAAGTTaaatgttttttgatattttgctttcattaaaGTCCAAACCTTCTCTATTGGAAAGTCGCCTAGTGAATGTGATGGTCAATATACAGCATTAATATGGTAATCTtgtttccactgagtacagagtcTGGTTTTATGGTCCGGCTCATTTTCTTCTTGCAGCACCCAAACATGGCATTGGTGCCATAAAGAAACTCAATAAAccctttttatacaatttcataatttctacGACACTCATATTTTCTATGCAGCTCGTCAAAACTGCATCAAATATGCATCTTTTGGGTGTGTTTAACCCTCCTTTGAATAAATCTGTGCCCCTTTCTTGACCAAACACGTTGAAAGTGGttgaacaatacacaaaatgGATCATCTGCAGACACATTGCAACATAAAATAAGTAAAGCAAATAACTGCCGAAGGGAATTCAGCAGAACTTTTTAACAAGCCATGTCCGAAGTGAAGACATCACATTATTAGGACTGATCTGGGTGGGGCTGTTATTTGGCCACCTAAGTCACTCGACTTGAgtctttaaaacttttttataagcGCATCAAGTCAATAGACcaaattgataaattaactACAACTTTGAGTTAGAAACCAAATACTAATGTTTTTTAGAGAATGCAGCACCATATTAGATGAAGTTAGATTAGCCTGGTAAGTTCGAGAGCCCCGAATAGATCAGTTATGATCCTTAGCTATACCAGATGATGCTCTGTTATTTCAACAAGTTTTGTGACCTCTTCCAGTGTCTCATACCGTGGGTTCTCAGAATGATTAAATTGTTGCCCTGCAATGCCTTATGTGGACGTTGAGATTTCTTTCCCAATTGAAATGTATGTAGTTAGTGCCTGTCAAACCATCACTACCACTCTATGCCCGTATGtatgctatatgtatataattatacccTCTGAAACAGTGTTCAACAATCAGCAAACACCCTATCATTCATGCAAATTGCTTTTTAAACGCCTTGATGATATTATTATGCATGCAGAATTTATTATAActcaaaagcaataacaattacTTCGCTCAGTGATGGCACGTAAAATTTTGTGCCGTCATTTCTCCTTTTGAAATCAATCAAACGGTTCCCAATAAATGCATattcacgtatgtatatatactgtGACAAAAAAGAAGccggaaaatgtaaataaaacgcaaaatatttaattatttaacaatatttatctTGTcggcttcaaagtaatccccaccagacgTAATACagttatgccaacgatttttgcCGTTCTCGGAAATACTTTTCACAAGAAGTTTTTGGAATTACCTACATCCCTTTTCCAATACCTGAAGATGGTGGTTGATGCATTCAGAGGACCTCTCAATCAGAGTTTCAAAAGTGCCTCGACAGTTGCATCAAACGCATAGAAAAGTGATACATTTTAATGGAGAATACTTTGAAAACCAATAACGCGATGATACTTGTCCTCCAGTTCAGAAATATTAAGGCAACCctcaaatattattaattccaGCTTGCAAGaaagtcaatattttattactgtGGAGAATTACAAGTGATCGTTATTGATTGCGTCAGAGGCCAGTTgaggaaagaaataatttctgCCAGCAAACACTCAGTCATACTGTCTGAACGGTCATCATCCCAAATTCCATATGGAAGCTCCTTATTAACAAATGCTCTGCTGTTTATGTATTGTTTGAACCACATAATGGGCTCATCTGCCAGTAACCATACtattcaacatatttttcttataccACCTTCTAATAGTTTCAATAACACCTACAAGGATTGATTTATAACTGTCAAATAAACtccagaaaattataaatattacttcACAGATTAAAATAACTACTTACCCGCTGGCCGAAACCTTGTCAGCCATTCgcattaattaatggatttatgcTTCTGCCGTAGAATAGCCAAGTAGTACCTTAAACACAACTTGCATAACTTATTACTTTAGCTGTAATTTCTGCGAAGAGAGATTTTGACGAACTATTTAACACTCACACAGCTATTCTGGATGAGCCGGATAAGCCACctaaacatattaatatttacatatcaaCTAGGCCATActcatatggtatgtatgtacgtaggttgctatatatatttctggactaggcaacactaactgttgccaggtgcaatctgacatttccattggaaagtctgacattttttagcataacatcactcagaacgttttgtcatttaatcgtgaattgttttatttacagggaattaaaaaaatcatctcggccaaaaaatggaattaactcgtgaacattttcgtgcgatcatttttcacaactttcgatgtggattatcacgacaagagtgcatcgatgaactaaaatctttgtatggctatgaagcaccatcctatagcactgtgaaaaactgttacaacgaattcaatcgtggccgacgctcgctcaaagacgaattccgtgaaggtcgtccaaaaacagccgttgtgccagaaaacatcgatgccgtacgtgaactgataatgcaaaaccgtcatgtaacataccttcagatagaggcatgcctatgcatttctcccaccagcatacattcgatattgcatgaacacctggccgtaaaaaaggtttgttctcgttggatcccgcacaatttgacaaaggctcgtgtggattggtgtaaagaaatgctgaaaaaatacgatcgcggtgcttcaaaagacgtttataagatcgtcacaggtgacgaatcatggatctatgcgtatgagcccgaaacaaaacagcaatcgaccgtgtggatcttccaagacgagccaaatccaacgaaaaaaattgataaatatgcctattttctttattaggccagaaatgtatatagcagccctcgtatgtatgtatgttagccATTGTTTGAACCTatgttgtgtgaccttgggtTTGTTTTAATGTGCGTACATTAACAAACAGttgctaaaatgtatttttattttaagaacccatgggttatcatatgcaaacatcttatccttagtattgtttgtgttattgtctgTTGAATGCTATCCCTGCTAACCACGGCTACCTGCCTGTGACAAAAATTCCAAtccaactacacattttttctctatacactaacaccaacgcacattttcgggttatgttttgtttacctaaatgccATGAAAACAAGTTtgtttcatttcttgatttatttgaaagaGTGCcaaggagaaaacataattgtcaatagtgacaatagaaaatcccaaaaagggtaataaaaaaaacgattgaaagacgCATGTCTTTCGTGATCGTACAAGAAGGTAAGTAAATGaattttgtgtgatttttttaacaatattttgaaaataattgcttcatttatttttatagcattggaaatcagaactgaattggaagtagcagcagcagctatATCATCAGAAGCGGCAAATATCAATTGTTCAGTAAGTATGTcaaaaaagtgtgtgttgtttgaaattggactgcgcagtccaatataataagcaaaaataaatacatacatatgtattttatgcaatataatatgtgaaaacaaatgtttgttttatattttaaacgatcaaataatatttatcttttctttcagatgttggtattatttttatttaattattctttcttttcagattttatCACTATCTTTATTTAACTAATCTTTGCTTTCAGATTAAATTCTGtttgtgtttaatatattttattctttcaGATAACattaatcttttttcagatattattatcattttatacaattaatctttctttttcttttagatattacaatgtaattattatttattttcaggtattaataacctttatttgatttcagatatttgtcttttattatcttctttcagatattaaatatttctttaaattaaatatatttttatttatataaaaattataataaattttatgtaaaaatgtaaaaaataaaataaaataaaaatttttaaaattaaaaagttttgtttgaaattttaagaaatttttaaagtaggaaTCAGAAAATGCAACCACCCATGATTTTTTCCGCAACACTTTTCGTATTTGTGTAACTGCTGGtattctccaaagaaatcgCTGGAGGTATGTATATTGATTTGGTCGCctggttgaccttgctgtgcctccattcacagccgctgaatattTCATGAATGGCAGTTAGGTCACTGCGTTTAGTCTCTGCTAAAACGGCGTATGCGATCGGTTTTAATgtgggaatatacacccgtcttacaatttagCTTTGCCTGTATTTAATTACACGGCttacttcattttatttgcctgtattttttataatatcagggcttttttaaaataaaactttcaagctacctacgaagtgctctcaTAGTGTGTGATCTGagttttaaaaggaaaaattgaaatatacatacttatgtaaacaTTTACTCagtgtatattaaatacaagGAAAATTTATAGTTTAAGTTCTCTAAAGACGGAGgccgcaaaaatataattatttttaaatcgccTGGTTTTGACGCGAATGTTGCAAATCCATGATTGGAAGGCGAATTTTTCAATAGTTTATGTACAGTGGCTCACAGCCAAAGTGATTAAATCATACAAAATGTACTAAAGAAAGCATTATGATGGCTAaattcattttccaaaaactaGAAATGCCATTTAGCAGCGACAGATATACACATTTGATTTATGCTCTAATCAATAACTAAAGCAATTGCAGTTCAATTCaaaatgcatgggacacaaGTTATTAATTTACAGAAtttataacattaaacacacacacacacacatgtattaaattgcacacttgaaaacaaccccatgtcaagcagcaacaaacaacatgctgtaaatacatacatgcagtCCACTAATATTAAACATCTatgtatgttcaaatatattgaacatacatacacatatacagaaACAGACacatacttaaaatgcattgtcatgcaaaacaatagcattcaACAAACAATAACGCAAACATTACTAAGGATAAGATGTTTGCATATGATAACCCTTAGCATACATTTTAGCAACTGTTTGTTAATGTGCGCACATTAAAACAAacccaaggtcacacaacatAGGTTCAAACAATggctaacatacatacatataaacatatttagttatttagcaGATTTTgagaaatagtatataaggcttccaaatttaaaaataaactcagAATGAAAGATTTCTGACTTGACGAAAGACAGTTTGAATTccccccaccagaggtaaggTATGagaaatctttgttgagttcaAACGGTGCTGGTGTTTGTACTATGTGCGGACAGCTGTCAGTCATTGATCGGACGCAGATTTAGTGTACACCAGAAAACTTGGAAGGAAAATTCCAGGTGCATttacttatttgaaatattttaatcaatattgtaatttttttattacagaagGAAAGTTAAGTAACTAGTAATGGCCACGAGTTCTTCCCAAACACTTGCTCTTCAGAGAAATTGCAGTGAACAGAACCATTTCATggagaaattaatgacgaaaatATGTAGTTTCTACGACGAACAATCTCTAATCGATgtaacatttaaattttcaaacccaACGGCTCTGTAAGTATTACTTTGTCCTCAGCTTACATAAAATTATAcagattaatatttataattttttttcagtgtacccGCGCATCGTTTGATACTCGCAGCAGCGAGTCCTTACTTCAAGAACCTTTTCAAAGGCAATCAAGGCACTAATCCAGTCATCGAGATAAATGATATCGATAGCGATATTTTTGAGCGTCTAATAACCTTTTGTTATACCGGACAGGTCCTCATTACCGTTAACAATGTCGCTGCCATGCTAAATGCGGCAATCGTTTTGCAATTAGACGATGCCAAAAACCATATTGTGGACTACCTCATGACACATATCGATGAAATCACTTTACAGGGTGCATATACGCTGCAGCTTGAAATGAAATGTGAATATCTTAAGCAGAAAATCATCGAATACGAAACACAGAACTTCATGGAGGTGAGTCTAAATATACACGTAATGTCTCACAATAACGGTACttgtgtaatttaaattttgtttctaataatacTAGATCAGCCGAAGCGATGAGTTTTTGAACTTTGATGTAGAAAAATTGCAACGTATCTTGGTATctgacaatttgaatataagCCGGGAGGAAGATGCCTTCGATGCCATAAAACGCTGGTACAATTGCGATGTTCATGCGCGTCAAGAGCAACTGCCACTATTAATAGCTTGTCTCCGGCTTACCCAATTCAATATGGACTTTCTGATGACACACATACAGCCGTTACCTGGATGTGAGCTACTGGCCTTCAAGGCGTTATCGTGGATCAGAGTGCCTAAAGCACGGCCAATGATAAATATGCGATTTACGGAACCACGTGGGATCAGTGCTACAAACTGTGGTGAGAAAACAATCCTAGCGCTTTGCTCAGAGGTAAAAACACACTGCGgcttatattcaaaaatgataatattaaattaatatacttataatatttttgaaatagctTGAAATGAATCCCAAGCTGca
It encodes:
- the LOC125780286 gene encoding kelch-like protein 40, encoding MATSSSQTLALQRNCSEQNHFMEKLMTKICSFYDEQSLIDVTFKFSNPTALVPAHRLILAAASPYFKNLFKGNQGTNPVIEINDIDSDIFERLITFCYTGQVLITVNNVAAMLNAAIVLQLDDAKNHIVDYLMTHIDEITLQGAYTLQLEMKCEYLKQKIIEYETQNFMEISRSDEFLNFDVEKLQRILVSDNLNISREEDAFDAIKRWYNCDVHARQEQLPLLIACLRLTQFNMDFLMTHIQPLPGCELLAFKALSWIRVPKARPMINMRFTEPRGISATNCGEKTILALCSELEMNPKLQQYKKTEDKWQEYASIKTDYQWYRTILKDDNLLFIGGWKSGAIVNIVRSWNIRNKTWQNLPAMKQARISHCVVELNGKIYAIGGFEVIMLCRRWKGEYI